A genomic segment from Verrucomicrobiia bacterium encodes:
- a CDS encoding nitronate monooxygenase, giving the protein MSLPLIIQGGMGAAVSDWRLAHSVSKLGQLGVVSGTALAVVLARRLQLGDADGHMRRALAQFPRHDVAERILAEYFVPGGKPAATSFKPVAMPTAAPGQSLVDLTVAAAFVEVFLAKEGHSGVVGINLLEKIQLPTLPTLFGAMLAGVDYVLMGAGIPRTIPGILDRLARIESVELSLDVEGAQPGETFSTTFDPSSYRTADQQIIRPQFLAIVASATLAMTLARKSNGRVDGFVVEGETAGGHNAPPRGPMQLTAEGEPVYGVRDVPDLEKIRALGLPFWLAGSYGRPGKLDEARKLGAAGIQVGTAFAFCEESGIAAELKKRAIELSRSGKARIFTDPLASPTGFPFKIAQMENTLSDASTFGERSRVCDLGYLRHIYRKEDGSIGYRCPAEPEGDFTRKGGALSETEGRKCVCNGLLGTVDLGQVREGTLEPALVTAGNDFETIAEFARPGAESYTSAEVIATLLSSK; this is encoded by the coding sequence ATGTCATTACCCTTAATCATCCAAGGCGGCATGGGAGCAGCCGTATCCGACTGGCGCCTCGCGCACAGTGTTTCCAAACTCGGCCAGCTCGGTGTTGTTTCAGGAACCGCGCTCGCCGTTGTTCTCGCCCGCCGGCTCCAGCTCGGAGACGCAGATGGCCACATGCGGCGTGCCCTTGCGCAGTTTCCCCGACATGATGTCGCTGAACGGATTCTTGCGGAGTATTTTGTTCCTGGCGGCAAACCGGCCGCGACATCTTTCAAACCCGTTGCAATGCCCACCGCGGCACCAGGACAATCCCTTGTCGATCTCACGGTCGCCGCCGCTTTCGTCGAAGTGTTTCTCGCGAAGGAAGGGCATTCCGGCGTGGTGGGAATTAATCTCCTGGAGAAGATTCAGTTGCCCACGCTCCCAACGCTTTTCGGCGCAATGCTCGCGGGTGTGGATTACGTGCTCATGGGCGCGGGCATTCCGCGCACGATCCCGGGCATTCTCGATCGGTTGGCCCGCATTGAATCCGTCGAGCTGTCGCTGGACGTCGAAGGTGCCCAACCCGGTGAAACGTTCTCGACGACGTTTGATCCATCAAGCTATCGAACCGCCGACCAGCAGATCATCCGGCCCCAGTTTCTCGCGATTGTGGCTTCAGCAACACTGGCAATGACCCTGGCGCGAAAGTCCAACGGGCGGGTCGACGGTTTTGTTGTTGAAGGTGAAACGGCAGGCGGACATAACGCGCCGCCGCGCGGTCCGATGCAGCTGACCGCGGAAGGTGAACCTGTTTACGGCGTGCGGGATGTGCCTGATCTCGAAAAGATTCGCGCGCTGGGTCTGCCATTCTGGCTTGCGGGATCGTACGGCCGGCCGGGCAAGCTCGACGAAGCACGGAAATTGGGAGCTGCGGGAATCCAGGTCGGAACCGCCTTCGCATTTTGCGAAGAATCCGGCATTGCCGCCGAGTTGAAGAAACGTGCCATTGAACTCAGCCGCAGCGGCAAGGCACGCATATTCACCGATCCACTTGCATCACCCACCGGATTCCCATTCAAGATTGCGCAGATGGAAAACACGTTATCGGACGCTTCCACTTTCGGGGAACGGTCGCGAGTCTGTGACTTGGGTTACTTGCGTCATATTTACCGAAAGGAAGATGGTTCAATCGGATACCGCTGCCCAGCGGAACCTGAGGGCGATTTCACGCGCAAAGGTGGCGCGCTCAGTGAAACTGAAGGACGCAAGTGCGTCTGCAATGGACTGCTCGGGACTGTGGACCTGGGGCAGGTGCGCGAAGGAACTCTCGAGCCCGCACTCGTCACCGCAGGAAATGATTTCGAAACCATAGCCGAATTCGCCAGGCCCGGCGCCGAGTCCTACACGAGCGCCGAAGTGATCGCGACGCTGCTGTCCTCGAAGTAA
- a CDS encoding M23 family metallopeptidase, whose product MVRAAFARAAGAFLLVWLYSLGSAGQQPFRLPTANRALFDPGGEPKFFVETVGKTWTSGCFGCVRSDGWQMHEGLDIRCLQRDKRNEPLDPVLATADGTVAYINRKSGLSNYGNYIVLRHRIENLEVYSLYAHLSETVPGLKAGQEVKAGEQIAIMGRTANTREGISRDRAHLHFEINLLVNDRFSTWFKQNSPGERNDHGNWNGQNMLGLDPRLILLIEQNGRFNLVPFIQKQTEFCRVVVRDREFPWLKRYSPLLTQNAVAAKEGVAGYELVMNYNGVPFQLIPRAASEMKHRGKYHLLSVNEAEYRKNPCRRLVTQRGNRWQLTPRGTRLLDLITY is encoded by the coding sequence ATGGTGAGAGCTGCCTTTGCGCGCGCCGCCGGCGCCTTCCTTCTGGTGTGGTTGTATTCACTCGGTTCGGCCGGACAACAGCCTTTCCGTCTTCCCACCGCCAATCGCGCGCTTTTCGATCCAGGCGGCGAGCCGAAGTTCTTCGTCGAAACCGTCGGAAAAACCTGGACGAGCGGCTGTTTCGGCTGTGTTCGCAGCGATGGCTGGCAAATGCACGAAGGCCTCGACATTCGCTGCCTGCAACGCGACAAGCGCAACGAGCCGCTCGATCCCGTCCTGGCCACTGCGGATGGCACTGTCGCTTATATCAATCGCAAATCAGGCCTATCGAATTACGGCAATTACATCGTGTTGCGACATCGGATTGAAAATCTTGAGGTGTACTCGTTGTACGCGCATCTGTCGGAAACTGTCCCCGGATTGAAAGCGGGCCAGGAGGTGAAGGCGGGCGAACAGATCGCCATCATGGGCCGAACGGCGAACACGCGCGAGGGGATTTCCAGGGACCGCGCGCACCTGCACTTCGAGATCAACCTCCTCGTCAACGACCGCTTCAGCACCTGGTTCAAGCAAAACTCGCCGGGAGAACGGAACGATCACGGAAACTGGAACGGCCAGAACATGCTGGGACTGGATCCGCGGCTGATCCTGTTGATCGAACAGAATGGCCGGTTCAACCTCGTTCCATTCATCCAAAAGCAGACGGAGTTCTGCCGCGTGGTCGTGCGCGACCGCGAATTTCCATGGCTGAAACGCTATTCGCCCTTGCTAACGCAAAACGCGGTTGCCGCGAAGGAAGGTGTTGCAGGTTACGAACTGGTGATGAACTACAATGGCGTTCCGTTTCAATTGATTCCTCGCGCGGCGAGCGAAATGAAGCATCGCGGCAAGTATCACCTCTTGAGCGTGAACGAGGCCGAATATCGCAAGAACCCCTGCCGCCGCCTCGTCACCCAAAGGGGAAATCGCTGGCAACTCACGCCCCGCGGCACGCGGCTTCTGGACCTGATCACCTATTGA
- a CDS encoding LamG-like jellyroll fold domain-containing protein, translated as MKLSRWILGITLVLGASSASAADLLHQYSFNNGTANDSVGGANGTLMGTTSVSGGQLVLPGGNNASGNYLNLPAATIGINTYSGVTLEMWSTQPAINQGFSMTATFGGTWGNGLGQNYLMISTTRGDDVSRGAIAITADDVEPWLDEVFVNGAEMNDALEHYYAVTINGTQLAYYIDGVLQGTAAVAPSALSSLSTQSAFLGRGVYNGDAMVQGSINEFRIWNAALPASEIALHNVLGANVVPEPSAFALVGFGMASLVVLRRRA; from the coding sequence ATGAAACTGTCCCGTTGGATTCTCGGAATCACCCTGGTCTTGGGAGCCAGCAGCGCTTCCGCCGCCGATCTGCTGCATCAATATTCATTCAACAACGGCACTGCGAATGATTCCGTCGGCGGTGCGAACGGCACGCTGATGGGAACCACCTCAGTTTCCGGCGGTCAGCTTGTTCTTCCCGGCGGAAACAATGCTTCGGGCAATTACCTCAACCTTCCGGCTGCAACCATCGGCATCAATACGTATTCCGGCGTCACGTTGGAAATGTGGTCGACGCAACCGGCAATCAACCAGGGCTTCTCAATGACCGCGACTTTCGGCGGAACCTGGGGGAACGGTCTTGGTCAAAATTACCTGATGATTTCCACAACCCGTGGTGACGATGTTTCGCGTGGTGCGATTGCGATCACGGCGGACGACGTTGAACCGTGGCTGGATGAAGTCTTTGTCAACGGCGCGGAAATGAATGATGCGCTCGAGCACTATTATGCGGTGACGATTAATGGAACTCAGTTGGCCTATTACATCGATGGCGTCCTGCAGGGCACTGCGGCAGTGGCTCCTTCTGCGCTGAGTTCGCTCAGTACGCAGTCGGCGTTCCTTGGCCGCGGAGTTTACAACGGGGATGCAATGGTCCAGGGCTCGATCAATGAGTTCCGGATTTGGAATGCCGCGCTGCCAGCGAGTGAAATTGCGCTTCATAACGTTTTGGGGGCCAATGTCGTGCCCGAACCGTCCGCCTTCGCGTTGGTGGGTTTTGGCATGGCGAGTCTGGTGGTTCTTCGCCGCCGCGCCTGA
- a CDS encoding glutathionylspermidine synthase family protein has product MQLPWLTVDAVPAVDFAALRRRAIFECCKWDPQIEDVCALSSQPIVLRSTAWTELAAMAEQLANETITAENAIVRQPKLIDDLGLPRALRRELMKLCRRRDADSNARDVRLIRFDFHFTADGWRISEANSDVPGGFNEASGFARLVAAHLGDVVLPGDPTRDLAKAVANSVAGTGRAGSGTIALVHATAFTDDRQVMEFFCRELRQMGLSPVLVAPDHLRWNEGQPFIETEWFSGPVDFVFRFFPAEWLPQLPRSCAWPHLLGDSLAGLCNPGTSILTQSKRFPLVWGRLEADLPNWRALLPRTFTPRAARTQLAPERIVWKCALGRVGDFIGMHGITSLKESRAIASNVRWHPGHWIAQERFDAVPMRCSAGDLFPCIGVYTVNGKASGAYGRLARTPLINHLAQDGAVLIDGISGTRDFRATPTAGGIDTIPHRHAFHEFKRTLSNLGA; this is encoded by the coding sequence ATGCAACTCCCCTGGCTCACGGTTGATGCAGTTCCTGCCGTTGACTTCGCAGCGTTGCGGCGGCGCGCGATATTTGAGTGCTGCAAGTGGGATCCGCAGATTGAGGATGTTTGCGCCCTGTCTTCGCAACCGATCGTGTTGCGCTCAACCGCGTGGACTGAACTCGCGGCCATGGCTGAGCAGTTGGCGAATGAAACGATAACCGCTGAAAATGCGATTGTTCGACAACCGAAGTTGATTGACGATCTCGGATTGCCACGGGCGCTGCGGCGGGAGCTTATGAAACTGTGCAGGCGGCGTGACGCAGATTCCAACGCACGCGACGTTCGACTGATTCGCTTCGACTTTCACTTCACCGCAGATGGGTGGCGGATTTCGGAAGCCAACAGCGACGTTCCAGGCGGCTTCAACGAAGCGTCAGGATTCGCGCGACTTGTCGCTGCGCACCTGGGCGATGTTGTGCTTCCCGGTGATCCCACGCGAGACCTTGCCAAAGCGGTGGCAAATTCCGTTGCTGGAACGGGGCGTGCGGGCAGTGGGACCATTGCGCTCGTTCACGCGACGGCGTTCACCGACGACCGTCAGGTGATGGAGTTCTTCTGTCGCGAGTTGCGGCAAATGGGATTGAGTCCAGTGCTCGTTGCGCCGGATCACTTGCGCTGGAATGAAGGGCAACCCTTCATCGAAACAGAATGGTTCTCCGGTCCCGTTGATTTTGTATTTCGATTTTTTCCGGCCGAGTGGCTGCCCCAATTGCCGCGGTCGTGCGCCTGGCCCCATCTGCTTGGGGATTCACTCGCCGGGCTGTGCAACCCAGGAACAAGCATCCTCACCCAGAGCAAGCGGTTCCCGTTGGTATGGGGCCGGTTGGAGGCGGACTTGCCCAATTGGCGGGCACTTCTGCCGCGCACTTTCACTCCGCGCGCCGCCCGGACGCAGCTTGCGCCGGAACGTATCGTGTGGAAATGCGCGCTCGGCCGGGTCGGTGACTTCATCGGCATGCATGGAATCACGTCGCTGAAAGAATCACGCGCCATTGCCAGCAATGTGCGATGGCATCCCGGCCATTGGATTGCGCAGGAACGCTTTGACGCGGTGCCGATGCGTTGCAGCGCCGGCGATTTGTTTCCCTGCATTGGCGTTTACACAGTGAACGGCAAAGCGTCGGGCGCGTACGGACGCCTGGCTCGCACACCGTTGATCAATCACCTCGCGCAAGACGGCGCGGTATTGATCGACGGCATATCTGGAACGCGGGATTTTAGGGCAACGCCGACAGCAGGGGGCATCGACACCATTCCTCACAGGCATGCTTTCCATGAATTCAAACGAACTCTATCAAATCTGGGCGCCTGA
- a CDS encoding GIY-YIG nuclease family protein has protein sequence MFYAYILQSIETPDQFYRGHTRDLRQRLADHNAGRCPHTARFRPWKLKFYAAFERLELAQSFERYLKSGSGYAFAKHRFGL, from the coding sequence ATGTTCTACGCTTATATTCTCCAAAGCATTGAAACACCGGATCAATTCTATAGGGGCCACACGAGGGATCTGAGACAAAGACTGGCGGACCACAATGCTGGCAGGTGTCCGCACACAGCCAGGTTTCGGCCATGGAAGTTGAAGTTTTATGCGGCGTTCGAAAGGCTTGAACTGGCCCAGAGTTTCGAAAGATATCTTAAATCCGGGTCAGGCTACGCATTCGCAAAACATCGCTTCGGGTTGTGA
- a CDS encoding glutamate-5-semialdehyde dehydrogenase — MTLNEQMTALARDAKHASRELARLRSEEKNRCLMAMADALEGAAAELQAANALDMEAGANLGLSSAMLDRLRLDDKRISGMARGLREVAALPDPVGRLLDERVRPNGLKLQKVSTPIGVVVIIYESRPNVTADAASLCFKSGNATILRGGKEALNSNRVIAQIMIEAGRRALPEFPEHAIQVVATTDREAIPVLLSLTQYVDLCMPRGGENLIRAVAECSKVPVIKHYKGVCHVYVDSKANLDMAEQIVMNAKVQRPGVCNAAETLLVNSEIADRFLPRIASRLWENNVELRADEASIRLLSGGAPESKLKAATEQDFFTEFNDYILNVRVVDGVRTAIDHINHYGSAHSDSIITADETRAREFLNDVDSAAVYWNASTRFTDGGEFGMGAEIGISTDKIGARGPMGLDELTSYKWIGLGNGQVRT, encoded by the coding sequence ATGACGCTCAATGAGCAGATGACCGCGCTTGCCCGCGACGCGAAGCATGCCTCGCGGGAACTGGCGCGCTTGCGCAGCGAGGAAAAGAATCGCTGCCTGATGGCAATGGCCGATGCGCTTGAAGGTGCCGCCGCCGAATTGCAGGCTGCAAACGCCCTCGACATGGAAGCCGGCGCCAATCTTGGGCTCTCGTCCGCCATGCTGGACCGCCTGCGGTTGGACGACAAACGGATTTCAGGAATGGCGCGCGGCCTGCGCGAAGTCGCTGCCCTGCCCGATCCCGTCGGGCGACTGCTGGACGAACGCGTGCGTCCAAATGGTTTGAAGCTGCAGAAGGTCAGCACGCCAATTGGAGTCGTTGTCATCATTTATGAATCGCGTCCCAATGTCACTGCCGACGCTGCCAGCCTCTGCTTCAAAAGCGGAAACGCAACGATCCTTCGCGGCGGCAAGGAAGCGCTGAATTCAAATCGCGTCATCGCTCAAATCATGATAGAAGCAGGGCGCAGGGCGCTGCCCGAATTTCCCGAGCATGCGATTCAAGTCGTCGCAACGACGGACCGCGAAGCCATTCCCGTCCTGCTGTCGCTCACCCAGTATGTGGATCTCTGCATGCCGCGCGGCGGCGAGAACCTGATTCGCGCCGTGGCAGAGTGTTCGAAGGTGCCCGTCATCAAGCATTACAAAGGGGTCTGCCATGTCTATGTCGATTCCAAAGCCAATCTCGACATGGCCGAACAGATTGTCATGAATGCAAAGGTCCAGCGGCCGGGCGTCTGCAACGCCGCCGAAACTCTGCTGGTCAACTCGGAGATTGCGGATCGATTCCTTCCGCGCATCGCATCACGGCTTTGGGAAAACAACGTGGAACTCCGCGCCGACGAAGCCTCGATCCGCCTGCTCAGCGGTGGGGCGCCGGAATCGAAACTGAAAGCCGCGACGGAACAGGATTTCTTCACCGAGTTCAACGATTACATCCTGAACGTGAGGGTGGTCGATGGCGTGCGCACTGCGATTGATCACATCAATCACTACGGCTCGGCGCATTCGGACAGCATCATCACGGCGGATGAAACGCGCGCGCGCGAATTTCTGAACGATGTGGATTCCGCGGCCGTGTATTGGAACGCGTCGACGCGGTTTACGGATGGCGGGGAATTTGGAATGGGCGCGGAAATTGGGATCAGCACCGACAAGATTGGCGCGCGCGGGCCGATGGGTTTGGACGAACTCACGAGCTATAAATGGATTGGCCTGGGCAACGGGCAGGTGCGCACGTGA
- a CDS encoding prepilin-type N-terminal cleavage/methylation domain-containing protein: protein MLLQKSEGFSLVELLVVIAIIAVLAAILLPSLSEGKERAKRVACMNHMKQLQTCWQMYASDFDDKVPPNNSVVAIPSSGASLASSASWCAGSPRHDLTTTNIEQGVLFPYNKTVAIYRCPSDDSTVEDAHGNKLPQLRTRSYNMSQSINSFPEYDSVMRDYIPRFKRVSEIRDPDPAGCLVFIDEHADTMYDALFGMPTEYYDASKTWWDLPANRHSQGANMSFADGHVEHWKWKVPKTFRMWVQPVLDEEMSDWMRLKATIKQRMH, encoded by the coding sequence TTGTTACTGCAAAAAAGTGAGGGGTTTTCCCTGGTGGAATTGCTCGTCGTCATCGCAATCATCGCAGTCCTCGCCGCAATCCTGCTTCCCAGCCTCTCTGAGGGAAAGGAACGCGCGAAACGGGTCGCGTGCATGAATCACATGAAACAACTGCAGACCTGCTGGCAGATGTACGCGTCTGACTTCGATGACAAGGTGCCGCCGAACAATTCCGTGGTGGCGATCCCCAGTTCCGGCGCGTCGCTCGCGTCCAGCGCCTCGTGGTGCGCCGGCTCGCCGCGGCACGACCTGACGACGACGAACATCGAACAGGGCGTGCTCTTCCCGTACAACAAGACCGTGGCGATCTATCGCTGTCCTTCTGATGATTCAACGGTCGAGGACGCCCATGGCAACAAGCTGCCGCAACTCCGCACGCGCAGTTATAACATGAGCCAGTCGATCAATTCCTTTCCCGAATACGACTCCGTGATGCGCGATTACATTCCACGTTTCAAGCGCGTTTCCGAAATCCGGGATCCTGATCCCGCGGGGTGCCTGGTGTTCATTGATGAACACGCTGACACAATGTATGACGCCTTGTTTGGAATGCCGACGGAGTATTATGACGCCAGCAAGACATGGTGGGATTTGCCGGCCAATCGCCACAGCCAGGGAGCGAACATGTCATTTGCGGACGGCCACGTGGAGCATTGGAAGTGGAAGGTCCCGAAGACATTTCGCATGTGGGTTCAACCCGTGCTCGACGAAGAAATGTCGGATTGGATGCGGTTGAAAGCGACCATCAAGCAGCGGATGCACTGA
- a CDS encoding LptF/LptG family permease, whose translation MRTLHRYLLRQILATLLLTVAVFTFVLLLGNVLRDVLPLLMSQTATFGAVLQAFGLLIPFVGVYALPMGLLTATLLVFGRFSADQEYTAARASGIGLISLATPILVLSLVLSALSAVVNLDAGPRSRVAFKQLKDKLMANIAMIQLPEGRPIEFKAKTDDLNSESPVAYTISVGRNRRQTLEDVRLFRVVNETNLEMMVNAPRGKVEMDQSKGAVILQLFDAQIIYVANELPISSDIEIRLDLRSAKESKPGITDLTFSQLRGELKNLENRLGLPLQQTIPPGPQVSAQRAAVKKQVSDMAQPYRVQIHRRVAFSFACFGFALIGIPLGIRVHRRETNIGIAIALLLVAVYYGLLIVAESLTHRPEFAPHLLVWIPNFVFQAIGAVLLWRANRGV comes from the coding sequence TCCTCATGAGCCAGACCGCCACGTTCGGCGCGGTGCTCCAGGCGTTCGGACTCCTGATTCCATTCGTTGGCGTCTATGCGCTTCCCATGGGACTGCTTACCGCCACGCTGCTCGTGTTCGGCAGATTCAGCGCAGACCAGGAATACACCGCTGCCCGTGCCAGCGGCATTGGCCTGATCTCGCTCGCGACACCCATACTTGTACTCAGCCTGGTTTTATCGGCGCTCAGTGCGGTGGTGAATCTCGATGCCGGCCCGCGTTCACGCGTCGCATTCAAGCAGCTGAAGGATAAACTCATGGCGAACATCGCGATGATCCAGCTTCCTGAAGGCCGCCCGATCGAATTCAAGGCGAAGACTGACGACCTGAATTCGGAAAGCCCGGTCGCCTACACGATTTCAGTCGGACGCAATCGCCGCCAAACCCTTGAAGACGTTCGATTGTTTCGTGTGGTCAACGAAACCAATCTCGAAATGATGGTGAATGCGCCAAGGGGCAAGGTGGAAATGGACCAATCCAAGGGGGCAGTGATTCTGCAACTCTTCGATGCTCAAATCATTTACGTCGCCAATGAACTTCCCATTTCGAGCGACATCGAAATCCGCCTCGACCTTCGATCGGCAAAGGAGAGCAAGCCGGGGATCACTGACCTGACGTTTTCGCAATTGCGCGGCGAATTGAAAAATCTGGAGAACCGCCTCGGGTTGCCGTTGCAGCAGACAATACCACCAGGTCCGCAGGTCAGCGCCCAGCGCGCAGCGGTGAAAAAGCAGGTCAGCGACATGGCGCAACCGTACAGGGTTCAGATTCATCGCCGCGTCGCGTTCTCGTTCGCCTGTTTTGGCTTCGCGCTCATCGGAATTCCGCTCGGCATCCGCGTGCATCGGCGCGAGACCAACATTGGAATTGCCATTGCGCTGCTGCTCGTTGCGGTTTACTACGGACTGTTGATCGTTGCCGAGTCGTTGACACATCGGCCGGAATTTGCGCCTCACCTGCTGGTGTGGATTCCAAACTTTGTGTTTCAGGCCATCGGCGCCGTCCTGCTCTGGCGCGCGAACCGCGGCGTCTGA
- a CDS encoding transcription initiation protein — translation MAKYLISFPSAAMVVPDQEWEAVVRDSHAVIDEAKAAGVYVFGGGIDEAVPPVLVAGDGTFSEGGYSWAPPLNGGFTVLELPSCDEAISWAARLAKACRCQQELRVFGFDPAS, via the coding sequence ATGGCGAAATACCTGATCTCATTTCCAAGCGCAGCCATGGTCGTACCCGATCAAGAATGGGAGGCAGTTGTCCGCGACTCACACGCCGTAATCGACGAAGCCAAAGCCGCCGGCGTGTATGTCTTCGGCGGCGGGATCGACGAAGCGGTCCCGCCGGTGCTCGTTGCGGGCGATGGCACGTTCTCCGAGGGCGGATACTCCTGGGCGCCTCCGCTCAATGGCGGCTTCACCGTCCTCGAGCTACCGTCTTGCGACGAGGCGATATCGTGGGCCGCGCGCCTCGCCAAGGCCTGCCGCTGCCAACAAGAACTGCGCGTGTTCGGGTTTGATCCGGCTTCATAA
- a CDS encoding glutamate cyclase domain-containing protein has translation MSLQALLVRNDTRGIARRCAGVLPSDNVEAVAKALHKLRGQTVAIATGFFVNNRLETDGPPGAIALGHCLSRLGCQVVMVSRKDALEIMQPHCRFEAAYAEIRVRSQRAAKNDAAALLRKFNPASLVAVEVCGSNRHGRYCDMKGNDISAVTPPMDILFELARGQNRFTIGIGDGGNEIGFGNISPSLIREAGVEPCRTKTSALIVASISNWGAYGLIYSLSRIAGEAFLPSLAGERRLIRGLLRQDAVDGFSGRPIARVDGRSLGRHEELLQTLLRRLRRAVRVRRTD, from the coding sequence ATGTCCTTGCAAGCCTTGCTCGTCCGAAACGACACCCGCGGCATTGCGCGAAGATGCGCGGGCGTATTGCCCAGCGATAATGTTGAAGCGGTGGCAAAGGCCCTGCACAAACTCCGCGGCCAGACCGTCGCGATCGCGACCGGATTCTTTGTCAACAATCGATTGGAAACGGATGGGCCTCCCGGAGCCATCGCGCTTGGACACTGCCTGTCTCGGCTTGGCTGCCAGGTCGTCATGGTTTCGCGCAAGGACGCCCTCGAGATTATGCAACCTCACTGCAGGTTTGAAGCAGCCTACGCCGAAATCCGGGTTCGTTCGCAGCGTGCGGCAAAGAACGACGCCGCCGCCTTGCTGAGAAAATTCAACCCTGCATCCCTTGTTGCCGTTGAAGTTTGCGGCTCGAATCGTCACGGGCGTTATTGCGATATGAAAGGTAATGATATCTCGGCTGTGACTCCGCCGATGGATATCCTGTTCGAACTGGCACGAGGTCAAAATCGTTTCACAATTGGGATCGGCGATGGCGGAAACGAGATCGGATTCGGAAATATTTCTCCGTCGTTGATCCGCGAGGCGGGCGTCGAACCGTGTCGCACGAAAACGTCCGCACTGATCGTAGCTTCTATTTCGAATTGGGGCGCCTACGGCTTGATCTACTCGCTTTCGCGGATTGCTGGAGAAGCGTTTTTGCCGTCGCTGGCGGGCGAACGGAGATTGATACGGGGCCTGTTGCGGCAGGACGCCGTGGATGGTTTTTCGGGCAGGCCAATTGCGCGGGTAGATGGACGGAGCCTCGGACGCCACGAAGAATTGTTGCAGACATTGTTGCGGCGATTGCGCCGGGCCGTTCGCGTACGGAGAACGGATTGA